The following are from one region of the Edwardsiella tarda ATCC 15947 = NBRC 105688 genome:
- the cheW gene encoding chemotaxis protein CheW, whose product MTGLASVSKLAGETVGQEFLVFTLGDEEYGIDILKVQEIRGYDQVTRIANTPAFIKGVTNLRGVIVPIIDLRVKFSQQDVSYNENTVVIVLNFSQRVVGIVVDGVSDVLSLSADQIRPAPEFAVTLSTEYLTGLGALGERMLILVDIEKLLSSEEMALVDSVTA is encoded by the coding sequence ATGACTGGACTGGCTTCCGTAAGCAAGCTGGCGGGTGAGACCGTCGGCCAGGAGTTCCTGGTATTTACGCTGGGTGATGAGGAATATGGCATTGATATCCTCAAGGTGCAGGAGATCCGCGGATACGATCAGGTGACGCGTATCGCCAATACGCCTGCCTTTATTAAGGGCGTGACCAATCTGCGTGGTGTGATCGTGCCGATCATCGATCTGCGGGTGAAATTCTCGCAACAAGATGTCAGCTATAACGAAAACACCGTGGTGATCGTGCTGAACTTTAGCCAGCGTGTCGTCGGCATCGTGGTAGACGGCGTTTCCGATGTGCTGTCGCTGAGCGCCGATCAGATCCGACCGGCACCGGAGTTTGCCGTTACGCTCTCCACCGAGTACCTGACCGGCCTCGGGGCGTTGGGCGAACGCATGCTGATCCTGGTGGATATCGAGAAGCTATTAAGTAGCGAAGAGATGGCACTGGTCGATAGCGTCACGGCCTAA
- a CDS encoding chemotaxis response regulator protein-glutamate methylesterase has product MNKIRVLCVDDSALMRQLMTEIVNSHPDMEMVAVAQGPLVARDLIKKFNPQVLTLDVEMPRMDGLDFLEKLMRLRPMPVVMVSSLTGRGSEITLRALELGAVDFVTKPQLGIREGMLAYSELIADKIRTAARARLPRQLSGQTPPPTLSHGPLLSSEKLIAIGASTGGTEAIRHVLQPLPPTSPALLITQHMPPGFTRSFAERLNKLCQITVKEAEDGERILPGHAYIAPGAHHLELARSGANYIARLNEGPPVNRHRPSVEVLFDSVARHAGRNAVGVILTGMGNDGAAGMLRLHQAGAYTIAQNEASCVVFGMPREAIQMGGVDEVVDLSQISQRMLAQVSAKQALRI; this is encoded by the coding sequence ATGAATAAGATCCGAGTATTGTGCGTGGATGACTCCGCGTTGATGCGCCAACTGATGACGGAGATCGTCAATAGCCATCCCGATATGGAGATGGTCGCCGTGGCACAGGGCCCCCTGGTCGCACGGGATCTGATCAAAAAATTCAATCCACAGGTATTGACGTTAGATGTGGAAATGCCGCGCATGGATGGCCTCGACTTTTTAGAGAAACTGATGCGCCTGCGCCCGATGCCGGTGGTGATGGTCTCCTCCCTTACCGGTAGGGGATCGGAGATCACGCTACGTGCGCTGGAGCTGGGAGCGGTGGATTTCGTCACCAAGCCACAACTGGGGATCCGCGAGGGGATGCTGGCCTATAGCGAGCTGATCGCCGATAAGATCCGGACTGCCGCTCGGGCTCGTCTGCCGCGTCAACTGAGCGGCCAGACACCGCCGCCCACCCTCAGTCACGGTCCGCTACTGAGCAGTGAGAAATTGATCGCTATCGGCGCCTCTACCGGCGGAACCGAGGCGATTCGTCACGTATTGCAACCGTTGCCACCGACCAGCCCGGCGCTATTGATCACGCAACATATGCCACCGGGATTTACCCGCTCCTTTGCCGAACGCCTCAACAAACTGTGCCAGATCACGGTGAAGGAGGCCGAGGATGGCGAACGCATCCTGCCGGGCCATGCCTATATTGCGCCCGGCGCGCACCATTTGGAGTTGGCACGCAGCGGCGCCAACTATATCGCGCGTCTGAATGAGGGGCCGCCGGTCAACCGTCACCGTCCCTCCGTCGAGGTGCTGTTCGACTCTGTCGCCCGTCACGCCGGTCGTAACGCCGTCGGGGTGATCTTGACGGGGATGGGTAACGATGGTGCGGCGGGGATGCTGCGTTTACACCAGGCCGGAGCCTATACCATCGCGCAAAATGAGGCGAGTTGCGTGGTGTTTGGTATGCCGCGTGAGGCGATTCAGATGGGCGGCGTCGACGAAGTGGTCGATCTGTCCCAGATCAGCCAGCGAATGCTGGCACAAGTCAGTGCCAAGCAGGCGCTGCGTATTTAA
- a CDS encoding methyl-accepting chemotaxis protein — protein MLNRIRLSTSLFLLVMLFCLLQLASNGMSFLSIRADTHNYARVQLSNEQRESLNQTWVALLQVRNTLNRAATRAALHIPQEQIDALMVRARAILKEADASMQRYMAYSESDEEDRVLSQQTAQSYQALNQALHELASMLEQGQLQSFMDQPTQRIQDQFQARVQTVNHHVEKELKQGGENNQSSYHLSMMMMLLTLIILLVVMAVAIWWLRNMLLRPLDVMRSHFERIAQGDLSSEILVYGRNEISQLYASLRSMQQALAGTVLSVRQGTDAIYTGLQEISAGNNDLSSRTEQQAASLEETAASMEQLTATVKQNADNARQASQLAQEASRTAGEGGEIVGQVVRTMHDITHSSQKIGDITGVIDAIAFQTNILALNAAVEAARAGEQGRGFAVVAGEVRNLAQRSAQAAKEIKGLIDESVSRVKQGSTLVENAGNTMDNVVRSVVRVTDIMGEISSASEEQSRGIEQVAQAVTQMDQVTQQNAALVEEAASATQSLESQADVLSRAVATFRLRNDVETVANGTS, from the coding sequence GTGCTTAACCGAATCCGCCTATCGACCAGCCTGTTTCTGTTGGTGATGTTATTTTGTTTGCTGCAGCTTGCCTCCAATGGCATGTCGTTTCTATCGATACGCGCTGACACCCATAACTATGCGCGCGTGCAGCTTTCCAACGAACAGCGTGAGTCGTTGAATCAGACCTGGGTCGCATTGCTTCAGGTGCGTAACACGCTGAACCGAGCGGCGACCCGTGCGGCATTGCACATTCCTCAGGAGCAGATCGATGCGTTGATGGTAAGAGCGCGCGCCATTCTGAAAGAGGCCGACGCCTCGATGCAGCGATACATGGCCTACTCCGAGAGCGACGAGGAGGACCGCGTACTCTCCCAGCAGACCGCGCAGAGTTACCAGGCATTGAACCAGGCATTACATGAGCTGGCCTCGATGTTGGAGCAGGGCCAGCTGCAAAGCTTTATGGATCAGCCGACTCAGCGTATTCAAGATCAGTTTCAGGCACGTGTGCAGACGGTGAATCACCATGTGGAGAAAGAGCTGAAGCAGGGCGGGGAGAATAACCAGTCCTCGTATCATCTCTCCATGATGATGATGCTGCTGACGCTGATTATTCTGCTGGTGGTGATGGCGGTAGCCATCTGGTGGCTGCGTAACATGCTATTACGACCGCTGGATGTAATGCGTAGCCACTTTGAGCGCATTGCGCAGGGCGATCTGTCGAGTGAGATCCTGGTCTATGGGCGCAACGAGATCAGCCAGCTGTACGCCAGCCTGCGGAGTATGCAGCAGGCCTTGGCGGGCACCGTGCTATCGGTACGCCAGGGAACGGATGCCATCTATACCGGGTTGCAAGAGATCAGCGCCGGTAACAACGATCTCTCCTCACGTACCGAGCAGCAGGCGGCCTCGTTAGAGGAGACGGCCGCCAGTATGGAGCAGTTGACCGCCACGGTGAAACAGAACGCCGATAATGCCCGCCAGGCATCGCAGTTGGCGCAGGAAGCCTCGCGTACCGCCGGCGAAGGTGGGGAGATCGTGGGCCAGGTCGTGCGTACCATGCATGACATTACCCATAGTTCGCAAAAAATTGGCGATATTACCGGCGTGATCGATGCCATTGCCTTCCAGACTAATATCTTGGCGCTGAATGCGGCGGTCGAGGCGGCGCGTGCCGGTGAGCAGGGACGTGGCTTCGCGGTGGTCGCGGGTGAGGTGCGTAATCTGGCGCAACGTAGCGCCCAGGCAGCGAAAGAGATCAAGGGGTTGATCGATGAATCGGTCAGCCGAGTGAAGCAGGGGTCAACCCTGGTGGAAAATGCCGGGAACACCATGGATAACGTGGTGCGTTCGGTGGTGCGCGTGACCGATATCATGGGCGAGATCAGCTCCGCATCGGAGGAGCAGAGTCGAGGTATCGAGCAGGTCGCACAGGCGGTTACCCAGATGGATCAGGTAACCCAGCAAAACGCCGCGTTGGTCGAAGAGGCTGCGTCGGCGACACAATCGCTGGAGAGTCAGGCCGATGTCTTGTCACGCGCCGTCGCCACCTTCCGTTTACGCAACGATGTGGAAACGGTGGCTAACGGTACCAGCTGA
- the cheR gene encoding protein-glutamate O-methyltransferase CheR, whose product MTNQVQQAAQGENNVSSLAMQRLTLGDAHFRRISQLIYQRAGIVLADHKREMVYNRLVRRLRALNLNDFGDYLAQLESHPESAEWQTFVNALTTNLTAFFREAHHFPILAEHARARRHNYCVWSTAASTGEEPYSIAMTLAEALGPAAVMPQVWASDIDTQVLEKARRGIYRQDEAKLLSDAQLQRFFLRGTGPHQGLIRIRHELAQRVHFQMLNLLDSRWDLPGPFDAIFCRNVMIYFDKQTQANILRRFIPLLKPGGLLFAGHSENFSQISRDFQLRGQTVYGLTKESR is encoded by the coding sequence ATGACGAATCAAGTACAACAGGCAGCACAGGGGGAAAACAACGTCTCCTCACTGGCAATGCAACGTCTGACGTTGGGGGATGCCCATTTTCGGCGGATCAGCCAGTTGATCTACCAGCGGGCCGGCATCGTACTCGCCGACCATAAGCGTGAGATGGTCTACAACCGGTTGGTCCGTCGCCTACGGGCGTTGAACCTGAATGATTTTGGTGACTATCTGGCACAGTTGGAGAGTCACCCGGAGAGTGCGGAGTGGCAGACCTTCGTCAATGCCTTGACCACGAACCTGACCGCCTTTTTTCGCGAGGCGCATCACTTCCCGATCCTGGCGGAGCATGCGCGCGCCAGGCGGCACAACTATTGCGTATGGAGCACTGCGGCCTCGACGGGCGAGGAGCCTTACTCCATCGCCATGACGTTGGCCGAGGCATTGGGGCCTGCGGCGGTGATGCCGCAGGTGTGGGCGAGTGACATCGATACGCAAGTGTTGGAAAAGGCGCGCCGCGGTATCTATCGCCAGGATGAGGCCAAGCTGTTGAGCGACGCGCAGTTGCAGCGCTTTTTCCTGCGGGGCACCGGGCCGCACCAGGGATTGATCCGGATACGTCATGAACTGGCCCAGCGGGTCCATTTTCAGATGTTGAATCTGTTGGACAGCCGTTGGGATCTGCCGGGGCCGTTCGATGCGATCTTTTGCCGTAATGTAATGATCTATTTCGATAAACAAACGCAGGCTAATATTTTGCGTCGTTTTATCCCCTTGTTAAAGCCGGGTGGCCTGCTGTTTGCCGGCCATTCGGAGAACTTCAGCCAGATCTCTCGCGATTTTCAACTACGCGGGCAGACGGTATACGGGCTGACGAAGGAGAGCCGATGA
- the cheY gene encoding chemotaxis response regulator CheY, whose protein sequence is MADKNLRFLVVDDFSTMRRIVRNLLKELGFNNVEEAEDGADALAKLRAGGFDFVVSDWNMPNMDGLQLLQAIRADGTLNKMPVLMVTAEAKKENIIAAAQAGASGYVVKPFTAATLEEKLNKIFEKLGI, encoded by the coding sequence ATGGCGGATAAGAATCTGCGTTTTCTGGTTGTCGATGATTTCTCTACCATGCGTCGTATCGTACGCAATCTGTTAAAAGAGCTGGGATTTAACAACGTAGAGGAAGCGGAGGATGGCGCCGATGCACTGGCGAAGCTACGTGCCGGCGGCTTCGACTTTGTGGTGTCTGACTGGAACATGCCCAACATGGATGGTTTGCAACTGCTGCAGGCGATCCGCGCGGATGGCACGCTGAACAAGATGCCGGTGTTGATGGTGACGGCCGAGGCGAAGAAAGAGAATATCATCGCCGCCGCCCAGGCGGGTGCCAGCGGCTATGTGGTCAAGCCGTTTACCGCCGCAACGCTGGAAGAGAAGCTGAACAAGATTTTTGAGAAGCTCGGGATCTAA
- a CDS encoding methyl-accepting chemotaxis protein, with protein MLNRIKVVTSLLLVLGLFGLLQITSSGVFFDALKSDKESITVLQTIRQQQAALNNSWVALIQTRNTLNRAGIRYMADQNNSGSGATLPDLLQLAQSQLKQAESEWAHYHNLPRVTDQSDDAAQQVDQRYDTLHNALTELIQLLSAGNIKAFFDQPTQRYQDSFEQAYNSYLLENDRLYQRAVAANSTAYDLSLWLLFGVLFCVAIAIAAVWLGIQRVLIRPLHSLMANIRQFAVGDLSGQISVHGSNEMGQLADSLRHMQSELIRTVSDVRQGSSAIYSGASEISAGNNDLSSRTEQQAASLEETAASMEQLTATVKQNAENARQASQLALSASETAERGGKVVANVVQTMHDIASSSQKIADITGVIDGIAFQTNILALNAAVEAARAGEQGRGFAVVAGEVRNLAQRSAQAAKEIKGLIEESVSKVDTGSVLVEGAGETMGDIVNAVTRVTDIMGEIASASDEQSRGIEQVAQAVSEMDRVTQQNAALVEESASAAASLEEQASHLNQAVAVFRIEMLREEEPVVATPVTTSRPASAVVPPSKAKAADDSDNWETF; from the coding sequence ATGTTAAACCGCATTAAAGTTGTGACCAGCTTACTGCTGGTATTGGGGTTATTTGGCCTTTTGCAGATAACCTCCTCTGGAGTGTTCTTTGACGCACTGAAAAGCGACAAGGAAAGCATCACTGTTTTGCAAACTATTCGTCAGCAACAGGCCGCCTTGAATAATAGCTGGGTGGCCCTGATCCAGACCCGCAACACCCTGAACCGCGCCGGGATCCGCTATATGGCCGATCAGAACAACAGCGGTTCCGGTGCGACACTACCCGACCTGCTGCAACTGGCGCAAAGTCAGCTGAAGCAAGCGGAGAGTGAATGGGCGCACTACCATAACCTCCCACGGGTGACCGATCAGAGCGATGACGCGGCCCAACAGGTCGATCAACGCTATGACACCTTACATAACGCCTTGACCGAACTGATACAACTGCTCTCGGCGGGCAATATTAAAGCCTTCTTCGATCAGCCGACACAGCGCTATCAGGATAGCTTCGAGCAGGCCTATAACAGCTATCTGCTGGAGAACGATCGTCTCTATCAGCGCGCGGTCGCGGCTAATAGCACGGCTTATGATCTGTCGTTGTGGCTACTGTTTGGCGTGCTGTTCTGCGTTGCCATCGCCATCGCCGCCGTCTGGCTCGGGATCCAACGCGTGTTGATCCGTCCGCTCCACAGCCTGATGGCCAATATTCGTCAGTTTGCCGTCGGCGATCTCTCTGGACAAATCTCGGTACACGGTAGCAACGAAATGGGGCAATTGGCCGATAGCTTGCGCCACATGCAGAGCGAGCTGATCCGTACCGTGAGCGATGTTCGCCAAGGTTCCAGTGCCATCTACAGCGGTGCGAGTGAAATCTCCGCCGGCAACAACGATCTCTCCTCACGTACCGAGCAGCAAGCCGCCTCGTTGGAAGAGACGGCGGCCAGTATGGAGCAGTTGACCGCCACGGTGAAACAGAACGCCGAAAACGCGCGTCAGGCGAGTCAGTTGGCCTTGAGTGCCTCGGAAACCGCCGAGCGCGGCGGCAAGGTGGTGGCGAATGTGGTGCAGACTATGCATGACATCGCCAGCAGTTCGCAGAAGATTGCCGATATTACCGGTGTTATCGATGGCATTGCCTTCCAGACCAATATCTTGGCGCTCAACGCCGCGGTAGAGGCGGCGCGTGCCGGTGAGCAAGGGCGTGGCTTTGCCGTGGTGGCGGGCGAGGTGCGCAACCTGGCGCAGCGTAGCGCTCAGGCGGCAAAAGAAATCAAAGGGTTGATCGAGGAGTCGGTGAGTAAGGTCGACACCGGTTCGGTCCTCGTCGAAGGGGCCGGTGAGACGATGGGCGACATCGTTAACGCCGTGACGCGTGTCACCGACATCATGGGCGAGATCGCCTCGGCCTCTGATGAGCAGAGCCGCGGCATCGAGCAGGTCGCTCAGGCGGTTTCCGAGATGGATCGGGTGACACAGCAGAACGCCGCGTTGGTGGAAGAGTCCGCCTCGGCCGCCGCCTCCCTCGAGGAGCAGGCCAGTCATCTGAATCAGGCCGTGGCCGTATTCCGCATCGAAATGCTGCGTGAGGAGGAGCCGGTAGTGGCAACGCCGGTAACCACGAGCCGACCGGCCAGTGCCGTCGTGCCACCGAGTAAAGCCAAAGCGGCTGATGATAGCGACAACTGGGAGACCTTCTGA
- the cheZ gene encoding protein phosphatase CheZ, translating to MNEHPMPVTDAGEIIARIGHLTRMLRDSMKELGLDQAIAQAAEAIPDARDRLDYVVQMTRQAAERALNCVEAAQPRQTLMEQEAKALKQRWDDWFADPIELDEAKVLVTDTRQFLSAVPEHTAFTHSQLLEIMMAQDFQDLTGQVIKRMMDVIQEIEKQLLMVLLENMPEQPAKPKRENESLLNGPQMNQNGPGVVANQEQVDDLLDSLGF from the coding sequence ATGAACGAACATCCGATGCCCGTCACCGATGCCGGCGAGATCATCGCGCGGATTGGTCATTTGACGCGCATGCTGCGCGACAGCATGAAAGAGCTTGGCTTGGATCAAGCCATCGCCCAGGCCGCCGAGGCCATCCCCGATGCGCGCGATCGCCTGGATTATGTGGTACAGATGACACGTCAGGCTGCCGAGCGCGCCCTGAACTGCGTCGAGGCGGCCCAGCCGCGTCAGACATTGATGGAGCAGGAAGCGAAGGCACTGAAGCAACGTTGGGATGACTGGTTCGCGGATCCGATCGAGTTGGACGAGGCCAAGGTGCTGGTCACGGATACTCGCCAGTTCTTGAGCGCGGTACCGGAGCATACCGCCTTCACTCATAGCCAGCTACTTGAGATCATGATGGCGCAAGATTTTCAGGATCTGACCGGTCAGGTGATCAAGCGCATGATGGACGTGATCCAGGAGATCGAAAAGCAGCTGTTGATGGTGCTGTTGGAGAACATGCCGGAACAACCCGCCAAACCGAAGCGTGAGAACGAGAGCCTGTTGAATGGCCCGCAGATGAACCAGAACGGTCCGGGTGTGGTCGCCAACCAGGAGCAGGTGGACGATCTGCTGGACAGCCTGGGATTCTAA